From a region of the Betta splendens chromosome 5, fBetSpl5.4, whole genome shotgun sequence genome:
- the snrpe gene encoding small nuclear ribonucleoprotein E, with amino-acid sequence MAYRGQGQKVQKVMVQPINLIFRYLQNRSRIQVWLYEQVNMRIEGCIIGFDEYMNLVLDDAEEVHMKTKNRKPLGRIMLKGDNITLLQSVSN; translated from the exons ATGGCGTACAGAGGACAGGGACAGAAGGTCCAGAAGGTTATGGTCCAGCCCATT AACTTAATTTTCCGCTATCTACAAAAC CGCTCACGGATCCAGGTGTGGCTGTATGAGCAGGTGAACATGCGGATAGAGGGATGCATTATT GGTTTTGATGAGTACATGAACTTGGTTCTCGATGATGCTGAGGAAGTCCACATGAAGACTAAGAACAGAAAGCCACTAG GCAGGATCATGTTAAAAGGAGACAACATTACCCTGCTGCAGAGTGTATCCAACTAG